A genomic window from bacterium includes:
- a CDS encoding quinone oxidoreductase, translated as MKTIRIDRYGGPEMMRVWEIEIPQPKEGEVRIRMEAIGVNYIDIYHRTGLYALELPFTPGVEGAGEVDGVGPNVKEFSAGDRVAFTMHPGAYAEYAVVPAKKVIQIPHGISYMQAAAILLQGMTVHYLTHGTYYVKAHDKVLIHAAAGGVGRLLVQACKHFGAYVIATVSNEEKADIAMDAGANEVINYEKKDFLDEVKRITKNVGVSVVYDSVGKTTFERSLECLKPRGLLALFGQSSGPVPPFNVSLLARNSLFLTRPSLAHYTTTREELLERASEVFQWVQTGVLKIRMDQTFPLAQAAEAHIRLECRASTGKILLLP; from the coding sequence ATGAAGACGATCAGAATTGATCGATACGGTGGACCTGAAATGATGCGGGTATGGGAGATTGAGATCCCGCAACCCAAAGAGGGTGAGGTTCGTATCCGGATGGAAGCGATCGGTGTAAATTACATCGATATCTACCATCGCACCGGTTTATATGCCCTGGAATTACCGTTCACACCCGGAGTAGAAGGAGCCGGTGAAGTGGATGGGGTGGGTCCGAATGTTAAAGAATTCTCTGCCGGCGACCGCGTGGCTTTCACAATGCACCCCGGGGCCTATGCCGAATATGCCGTGGTTCCTGCCAAGAAAGTAATTCAGATACCTCACGGAATCTCATACATGCAGGCTGCAGCAATCCTGTTACAAGGAATGACGGTTCATTACTTGACTCATGGAACTTACTACGTAAAAGCGCACGACAAAGTGTTAATCCATGCGGCTGCAGGTGGTGTGGGTCGGCTGCTTGTTCAAGCATGCAAGCATTTTGGAGCTTATGTAATTGCCACCGTTTCGAACGAGGAAAAGGCAGATATCGCGATGGATGCGGGCGCGAATGAAGTTATTAATTATGAAAAGAAAGATTTTTTGGATGAAGTGAAAAGGATTACGAAGAACGTTGGTGTCTCCGTCGTATACGATTCGGTTGGAAAAACAACGTTTGAACGGAGTCTGGAATGTCTGAAGCCACGCGGACTTCTTGCGCTTTTTGGACAATCCAGCGGACCGGTCCCGCCTTTCAATGTTTCACTCCTCGCACGCAATTCTCTTTTTTTGACACGCCCCTCCCTGGCTCATTACACCACAACACGGGAAGAATTGTTGGAACGAGCCAGTGAGGTTTTTCAGTGGGTTCAAACAGGCGTGTTGAAAATTCGTATGGATCAGACTTTTCCGCTTGCACAGGCGGCAGAAGCCCACATCCGTCTGGAATGCAGAGCCTCCACCGGCAAAATCCTCCTCCTACCCTAG